In Nicotiana tabacum cultivar K326 chromosome 19, ASM71507v2, whole genome shotgun sequence, one DNA window encodes the following:
- the LOC107760198 gene encoding serine/threonine-protein kinase OXI1, which translates to MNDGDNYEKPEVPSIELRSLKVISALGRGAKGVVFLVQTEDGELLALKSILRASIEKKKASGNSDDSEYRRICLERDVLSCFQHPLLPKLRGVVSTDKIVGYAIDYCPGGDLNSLRKKQTEKMFSDDTIRFYAAELVLALEYLHGLGIVYRDLKPENVMIQENGHIMLIDFDLSTKLSPKTPEIRQTKTAKLPQRSEQTALKSKKKNRFSPLNKCCNSGISPDDSIHSARLAPDSASLEFDATEKSNSFVGTEEYLAPEIILGNGHDFSVDWWCLGVVLYEMLYGTTPFRGSNRKETFYRILSKVPDLVGEATSLRDLIRKLLERDPKQRISVDEIKGHDFFKSIDWDLIVQLPRPPFIPVPSDENVNIIEGNEDIDVELFVQGVFKVEEEEDDAHCKKSSQANDGDENRNKEAGVEGINYPTTVDKFLVF; encoded by the exons ATGAACGACGGAGACAACTATGAGAAGCCAGAGGTTCCCTCCATAGAACTGCGGAGTCTGAAGGTAATTTCCGCCCTTGGCCGCGGAGCCAAAGGAGTGGTGTTTTTGGTTCAAACAGAGGACGGTGAGTTGCTTGCTTTGAAATCTATTTTGAGAGCttcaattgagaagaaaaaggcCAGTGGAAACAGCGATGACAGTGAATATAGAAGAATTTGCCTCGAACGTGACGTGCTCAGTTGTTTTCAACATCCGCTTCTGCCTAAACTCAGAGGAGTTGTATCGACGGATAAGATTGTTGGATATGCCATTGATTATTGTCCAGGAGGTGATCTCAATTCTCTCCGgaaaaaacaaactgaaaaaatgTTCTCCGATGATACTATAAG ATTCTATGCGGCAGAGTTAGTGCTAGCATTGGAGTATCTACATGGATTAGGGATTGTATATAGAGATTTGAAGCCAGAAAATGTGATGATCCAAGAGAACGGTCACATAATGCTAATCGACTTCGATCTCTCTACCAAACTTTCACCTAAAACTCCAGAAATTCGACAAACAAAAACAGCCAAGCTTCCTCAACGATCGGAGCAAACTGCGTTGAAGAGCAAGAAGAAGAATCGGTTTTCTcctttgaacaaatgttgcaactCGGGAATCTCTCCAGATGATTCGATTCACTCGGCTCGACTCGCTCCTGACTCGGCGAGTCTAGAATTCGACGCGACCGAAAAGTCGAATTCGTTCGTCGGAACCGAAGAGTATTTGGCACCGGAGATCATCTTAGGCAACGGCCACGATTTCTCTGTGGACTGGTGGTGTTTAGGAGTTGTATTGTACGAGATGCTGTACGGGACGACGCCGTTTAGGGGTTCAAATCGGAAGGAAACGTTTTATCGAATACTGTCGAAGGTGCCTGATTTAGTTGGCGAAGCGACGTCGTTAAGAGACTTGATAAGGAAGTTACTTGAAAGGGATCCGAAGCAGAGGATCTCTGTGGATGAAATCAAAGGTCATGATTTTTTCAAATCTATAGACTGGGATTTGATTGTGCAACTTCCCAGGCCACCGTTTATCCCTGTGCCGTCTGATGAGAATGTGAATATTATAGAGGGAAATGAAGATATTGATGTGGAGTTATTTGTACAGGGAGTGTTTAAAGTTGAAGAGGAGGAAGATGATGCGCACTGCAAAAAAAGTTCTCAAGCTAACGATGGTGATGAAAATAGGAATAAAGAGGCTGGGGTCGAAGGAATAAATTACCCCACCACAGTTGATAAATTTTTGGTCTTTtga